In a genomic window of Thermogemmata fonticola:
- a CDS encoding ComEC/Rec2 family competence protein, with the protein MARGGVWFFDPSSPEFPKRNAAWREFWRAPLVPVAGSATVGLLASRYLHVPPWVFWSAFAGGLILWWVARHGDRWRSRPPWGLWLAAAALAGVYHHLYREEYPADDIAAFATDTPQARRIRAWVLQEPVFRSAKASSLTHVQPLPTTSLLVRVASIETSAGWIPASGRARVTIEGHLEAIHAGDAVEIFGQLSLPPLPDNPGQTDWRGLYRDERITAVLRVRHSPATVTRWEAGRWQSWRGILGYLQQRGEAALRQHLAERQAGLAAALLLGETSALDHEEWDAYIRTGVVHVLAISGFHLTVLASWVWVLMRVAGWPSRSASLLVVGLVLFYTWLTGARPATVRAAAMMCAWCLAWGLRRPPWPANIFALAWLIVILVKPTDPFTIGCQISFLSVFVLIWAGGRWLAPRPPTPWERIRDLGRSPASRALRWCARKLAQLYLLSLLMTVALAPLLLYWKNVFSPAGVLLGPPVMFTSSLALISGFMTMLAAMLGDWAAYLPGRLTDFVLALTAWMVHQVDSWGQGVAYAPAPGILWLIGFYLILGVVVFAPSRRVVQGLAALLVWSLLGLIVTVQPRTSDELRVTFLAVGHGGCVVLETPDGRTLLYDVGSMSGPRIVSQIVAPYLWHRGIRRIDEVFLSHGDMDHFNGLPALLAYFSVGQVSWTPTFADRSTPGVQAVLEAIQRAGIATRVMAAGESLAAGDVQLHVLHPPPQGPIGTENTRSLTLLVQYAGQSIVLTGDLEGIGQEMVQRWLIPPVAVLMAPHHGGKTANAAGRTAQGELVPSPLGQWARPRLVVSCQRTNPTDHLRAAYPTAIIWDTGRCGAITVRVHTTGVTAEAFRTGEKIVVARPELPSVRRATPTPH; encoded by the coding sequence ATGGCTAGGGGTGGAGTGTGGTTCTTCGATCCCAGCAGTCCGGAATTCCCCAAGCGGAATGCGGCTTGGCGGGAGTTCTGGCGTGCTCCGCTCGTGCCGGTCGCCGGGAGTGCGACTGTCGGCCTGCTGGCCTCCCGCTATCTTCATGTCCCGCCGTGGGTATTCTGGTCCGCTTTTGCCGGCGGGTTAATCCTCTGGTGGGTGGCACGGCACGGCGACCGTTGGCGTTCCAGGCCACCGTGGGGATTGTGGCTGGCAGCGGCGGCACTGGCCGGCGTCTATCACCATCTTTACCGGGAAGAATATCCTGCGGATGACATAGCCGCCTTTGCGACAGATACTCCCCAAGCCCGGCGCATCCGCGCTTGGGTCTTGCAGGAACCGGTTTTTCGCTCCGCCAAAGCATCTTCCTTGACGCACGTGCAACCGCTGCCGACGACGAGCCTGCTGGTTCGCGTCGCTAGCATAGAAACCAGCGCCGGCTGGATTCCCGCTTCCGGGCGTGCACGCGTGACGATCGAAGGACACTTGGAGGCGATTCATGCTGGCGATGCCGTGGAGATTTTCGGACAACTCTCGCTTCCTCCACTCCCCGACAATCCGGGGCAAACCGACTGGCGCGGCCTGTATCGGGACGAGCGGATTACGGCGGTCCTGCGGGTGCGCCACTCTCCGGCTACGGTGACGCGCTGGGAAGCAGGACGATGGCAAAGCTGGCGTGGCATCCTGGGTTACTTGCAGCAGCGGGGGGAAGCAGCGCTACGGCAACACCTTGCCGAGCGCCAGGCTGGACTAGCGGCAGCCTTATTGCTCGGTGAGACCTCGGCCTTGGATCACGAAGAATGGGATGCTTACATTCGGACGGGCGTGGTTCATGTGTTGGCCATCTCCGGCTTCCACCTGACGGTTTTGGCTTCCTGGGTGTGGGTGTTGATGCGCGTCGCCGGTTGGCCCAGCCGGTCGGCCTCGCTGCTGGTGGTCGGGCTGGTTCTGTTTTACACCTGGCTGACGGGGGCGCGTCCTGCCACAGTACGGGCCGCAGCGATGATGTGTGCCTGGTGCTTGGCGTGGGGATTACGCCGCCCGCCGTGGCCCGCCAACATCTTCGCCTTGGCCTGGCTGATCGTCATCCTCGTGAAGCCCACCGATCCCTTCACGATCGGCTGCCAGATCTCGTTTCTGTCGGTCTTCGTGCTGATCTGGGCCGGTGGGCGCTGGCTGGCCCCGCGACCGCCCACGCCGTGGGAGCGTATTCGGGACCTCGGACGAAGTCCCGCGAGTCGTGCCCTGCGTTGGTGCGCCCGCAAGTTGGCACAGCTCTACCTGCTGTCGCTGCTCATGACCGTGGCCTTGGCCCCATTGCTCCTGTACTGGAAGAATGTCTTTTCTCCCGCCGGCGTACTGCTTGGCCCGCCTGTCATGTTCACCTCCTCTCTGGCTCTTATCAGCGGCTTTATGACCATGCTGGCAGCGATGCTGGGGGATTGGGCGGCCTATCTTCCAGGGCGGTTGACAGACTTCGTTCTCGCCCTCACCGCTTGGATGGTGCATCAGGTGGATAGTTGGGGTCAAGGGGTGGCTTACGCACCAGCTCCGGGAATCCTCTGGCTAATCGGCTTTTACCTCATTCTGGGTGTTGTGGTGTTCGCTCCCTCGCGGCGAGTTGTCCAAGGTCTGGCAGCCCTTTTGGTGTGGTCGCTGTTGGGTCTGATCGTGACGGTCCAACCCCGCACGTCGGACGAACTCCGAGTCACATTCCTCGCTGTGGGTCACGGCGGCTGTGTCGTCCTGGAAACTCCTGATGGCCGGACTTTGCTTTACGATGTAGGAAGCATGAGCGGCCCTCGAATAGTTTCGCAGATCGTCGCCCCGTACCTGTGGCACCGGGGAATCCGCCGGATCGACGAAGTATTCCTCTCCCATGGTGACATGGATCACTTCAACGGCTTGCCCGCTCTCCTTGCTTACTTTTCTGTTGGGCAGGTCAGTTGGACGCCGACTTTTGCCGACCGATCCACGCCAGGTGTCCAAGCGGTATTGGAAGCCATTCAACGTGCAGGGATTGCCACGCGTGTCATGGCCGCCGGCGAGAGTTTGGCCGCCGGAGATGTCCAACTGCACGTGCTCCATCCTCCGCCGCAGGGTCCCATCGGCACGGAGAATACCCGCAGCCTGACGCTGCTGGTGCAGTATGCCGGCCAAAGCATCGTGCTGACCGGTGATCTGGAAGGGATTGGACAAGAGATGGTGCAGCGTTGGCTGATTCCTCCGGTGGCTGTACTCATGGCTCCCCATCATGGTGGCAAGACGGCCAATGCTGCTGGGCGGACCGCCCAGGGAGAACTGGTCCCTTCGCCCTTGGGCCAGTGGGCCAGACCGCGCCTGGTTGTCTCTTGCCAGCGGACTAATCCTACCGACCACCTGCGTGCGGCGTACCCCACGGCAATCATCTGGGACACAGGCCGCTGTGGGGCCATCACAGTGCGCGTCCACACCACCGGAGTCACTGCGGAGGCCTTCCGCACCGGGGAAAAAATCGTGGTGGCTCGGCCGGAGCTTCCCTCCGTCCGCCGGGCAACGCCCACCCCTCACTGA
- a CDS encoding HisA/HisF-related TIM barrel protein: protein MIAPGRLIPVMDIRRGEVVHARAGDRQSYRTLRSPLIGQTLRHTALQLLQTAGSTRLYVADLDALLGEAPSEAVTQLLHELPECEILLDRGRQLSRELPPNVRPVLPLEAGWSAEEHAMLLPRWQARRPLFSLDLRQGRLADGYQRWDVSGPEAVLALVDRVRAVGYPGLVVIDVARVGTESGVEGICALVRSIRQRWPEVEIVAGGGVRNPRDGQGLIAAGADAILVATALHRGRWNGSDTAITGFG from the coding sequence ATGATCGCGCCGGGACGGTTGATCCCGGTCATGGACATTCGGCGCGGCGAGGTGGTCCATGCACGGGCAGGTGACAGGCAATCCTATCGTACCTTGCGGTCCCCGCTCATTGGCCAAACGCTCAGACACACCGCACTCCAATTGCTTCAAACAGCGGGTTCAACCCGGCTCTACGTGGCCGATCTGGATGCCCTTTTGGGAGAAGCTCCCAGTGAAGCTGTGACGCAATTGCTCCACGAATTGCCGGAGTGTGAAATCCTCTTGGACCGTGGCCGGCAGTTGAGCCGGGAGTTACCACCGAACGTGCGGCCGGTGTTGCCCCTGGAGGCGGGTTGGTCCGCAGAGGAACACGCGATGTTGCTCCCGCGATGGCAGGCGCGGCGGCCGCTGTTCTCCCTCGATTTGCGTCAGGGGCGATTGGCGGACGGGTATCAGAGGTGGGACGTTTCCGGTCCGGAAGCGGTCCTCGCCCTGGTGGACCGAGTTCGCGCTGTCGGTTATCCGGGTTTGGTCGTGATCGATGTTGCGCGGGTGGGAACGGAAAGCGGGGTGGAGGGGATCTGTGCTCTGGTCCGGTCCATTCGCCAGCGCTGGCCGGAGGTGGAAATCGTAGCCGGGGGAGGAGTGCGGAATCCGCGAGACGGCCAAGGGCTGATAGCCGCCGGGGCTGATGCTATTCTGGTGGCTACGGCCCTCCACCGTGGCAGATGGAACGGTTCTGATACTGCGATAACCGGCTTTGGGTAA
- the aroB gene encoding 3-dehydroquinate synthase gives MTPVPSGELAEDRVTVRLGPRSYDIVLGRGMTAQFGLFVRELLPQSQTALLVADEHTRKLAAPLTVPLGEAGFRTALAVIPAGEQSKSLEQLARLYDALYELKADRRTPVIAVGGGVVGDLAGFAAATYNRGLPLIMVPTTLLAMVDSSVGGKTAINHPRGKNLIGAFHQPKGVWIDTDHLATLPVREYRSGLAEVVKYGVIRDAELFEILECHAPALRNGHASILPSIIARCCRIKAEVVEQDEYEETGLRAILNYGHTFGHAFEIVGAADHWLHGEAVAAGMMCAVRLAQRLGYLEDDSLPSRQEQLLRAFDLPIRPLPHWDVEALLAAMQRDKKATAGRLRFVLPRCLGEVGLVDHVPLAEVRQILCDR, from the coding sequence ATGACTCCTGTTCCCTCCGGTGAATTGGCAGAAGATCGCGTAACGGTTCGCTTGGGTCCGCGATCGTATGACATCGTTTTGGGGCGTGGCATGACCGCCCAGTTTGGCCTCTTTGTGCGCGAACTGTTGCCGCAATCCCAGACGGCCTTGCTCGTCGCTGATGAGCACACCCGCAAGCTGGCCGCCCCTTTGACCGTTCCGTTAGGGGAAGCCGGCTTTCGGACCGCGTTGGCCGTAATTCCCGCGGGGGAACAGTCCAAATCTCTCGAACAACTTGCCCGGCTCTACGATGCCCTTTACGAACTCAAAGCGGACCGGCGCACGCCGGTGATCGCAGTCGGAGGCGGAGTGGTAGGGGACCTGGCCGGTTTTGCCGCAGCGACTTACAATCGCGGCCTGCCGTTGATCATGGTTCCGACTACCTTGTTGGCAATGGTCGATTCCTCAGTCGGCGGGAAAACGGCCATCAATCACCCCCGCGGCAAAAACCTGATCGGGGCTTTCCATCAGCCGAAGGGAGTGTGGATCGACACGGACCACTTGGCAACCTTGCCGGTGCGGGAGTACCGCAGCGGCTTGGCGGAAGTGGTCAAATACGGAGTGATCCGGGACGCGGAATTGTTCGAGATTTTGGAATGTCATGCTCCGGCTTTGCGGAATGGCCACGCTTCCATCTTGCCGTCCATCATCGCCCGCTGTTGTCGCATCAAGGCCGAGGTGGTGGAACAGGATGAATATGAGGAGACGGGCCTGCGGGCCATCCTCAACTACGGCCATACCTTCGGGCATGCCTTTGAAATTGTGGGAGCGGCGGACCATTGGCTTCACGGCGAGGCGGTGGCGGCCGGGATGATGTGTGCCGTCCGTCTGGCGCAGCGCCTCGGCTATCTCGAAGATGACAGCCTGCCGTCACGCCAGGAGCAGCTTCTCCGAGCATTTGATTTGCCAATCCGCCCACTGCCCCATTGGGACGTGGAAGCCCTGCTGGCAGCGATGCAACGGGACAAAAAAGCCACCGCCGGACGCCTCCGCTTCGTCCTTCCGCGATGTCTCGGCGAAGTCGGCCTGGTGGATCATGTTCCCTTGGCAGAGGTGCGGCAGATTCTCTGCGATCGGTAG
- the rpsB gene encoding 30S ribosomal protein S2 yields the protein MTTALSTIVDVKALLDAGVHYGHRASRWNPKMRPYIYGKRNGIHIIDLRETARGLLRAYKYLVRVVSHGGVVLFVGTKRQAKEIIEREAQRCGMPYVSERWLGGTLTNNRTIRARVKRLQELEAMWLPAGVNPNKEDLNAYIEKMMTETGKLDPAKAPESADIRTHSKKMIAQLSRELLKIRRNLKGIRDMVKLPEALVIVDPKKEHNAVREARRMGIPTIALIDTDSDPDEVDLPIPGNDDSIRSIEIIISKLADACLEGAAALPPEQRAMIKPRPSRASSVVPASATTSGNGNHSTRDAASEAATATHSASAPTA from the coding sequence GTGACTACTGCATTGAGCACGATCGTTGATGTCAAAGCTCTGTTGGACGCCGGGGTCCATTATGGGCACCGCGCCAGTCGCTGGAACCCCAAAATGCGGCCGTACATCTACGGCAAGCGGAATGGCATACACATCATTGACCTGCGCGAAACAGCACGGGGTCTGTTGCGAGCGTACAAGTACCTGGTTCGCGTCGTCAGCCATGGCGGTGTCGTGCTATTTGTCGGGACGAAACGGCAGGCCAAGGAGATCATCGAACGCGAAGCCCAGCGTTGCGGCATGCCCTATGTCAGTGAACGTTGGCTCGGCGGAACCTTGACCAACAACCGGACGATTCGCGCCCGCGTCAAACGCCTTCAGGAACTGGAAGCGATGTGGCTCCCCGCCGGTGTCAATCCCAACAAAGAAGACCTCAATGCCTACATCGAAAAGATGATGACGGAAACCGGCAAACTCGATCCGGCGAAGGCGCCCGAAAGTGCCGATATTCGCACGCACTCCAAGAAAATGATCGCTCAACTGAGCCGGGAATTACTCAAGATCCGCCGCAACCTCAAGGGCATCCGCGATATGGTCAAGCTGCCGGAAGCCCTGGTCATCGTGGACCCGAAAAAAGAGCACAACGCGGTCCGCGAAGCCCGGCGCATGGGCATCCCCACCATCGCCTTGATCGACACCGACAGCGACCCCGATGAGGTCGATCTGCCGATCCCCGGCAATGACGACAGCATCCGCTCGATCGAGATCATCATTTCCAAGTTGGCCGACGCCTGCTTGGAGGGGGCCGCCGCCTTGCCTCCGGAACAACGGGCCATGATCAAGCCCCGTCCCAGCCGTGCCAGCAGTGTGGTGCCTGCTTCTGCCACGACTTCCGGCAACGGCAACCACAGTACACGGGACGCTGCCTCCGAAGCAGCCACGGCCACACATTCCGCATCCGCCCCGACGGCCTGA
- a CDS encoding substrate-binding domain-containing protein, whose amino-acid sequence MGSLWRYCVFVSAALLLAVLPACHSRRADRITIGVVTNCVADFWRICEAGATKAAQDFDVDLQFREPEKAFDASVQMPIIEAWVKQGIHGIAVSVIDPKAQTEDLARIAKKVPLITMDNDAEGSGRLCYIGIDNYEAGKAVGRLVKKALPQGGTIAIFIGSTKSANGKARTQGVLDELAGEKDAVGEEMAHPHRPDLRVRRFGQFYLVDGEAKEDNNPNNAQPLASSVLARLKGLPHLCAVGLYAYNPPAILDAAKSRSMHKELVIIGFDEDWETLKAIAQGEILATVVQDPFQYGYQSVAALAAYARGDSSKLVKEPIPYRVVTKDGGPDETITTPQGTLTIKNLPVQDFEARLRADIASVKK is encoded by the coding sequence ATGGGTTCCCTCTGGCGTTATTGTGTGTTTGTGAGTGCCGCCTTGTTGCTGGCGGTGTTACCTGCCTGCCATTCCCGGCGTGCGGACCGTATTACCATCGGTGTGGTTACAAACTGCGTCGCGGACTTTTGGCGGATTTGTGAAGCCGGCGCCACTAAAGCCGCCCAGGATTTTGATGTGGACCTTCAGTTCCGCGAGCCAGAGAAAGCCTTCGATGCCTCGGTGCAAATGCCCATCATCGAAGCCTGGGTCAAACAGGGTATCCACGGCATCGCCGTCAGCGTCATCGATCCCAAGGCTCAGACGGAAGACCTGGCCCGGATCGCGAAAAAAGTTCCCCTGATCACGATGGACAACGATGCGGAAGGTTCCGGCCGCCTCTGCTACATCGGTATCGATAACTACGAAGCGGGCAAAGCGGTCGGGCGCCTGGTGAAAAAGGCCCTGCCCCAAGGCGGCACCATTGCCATCTTCATTGGCAGCACAAAATCAGCCAATGGCAAAGCTCGCACCCAAGGAGTCCTGGACGAACTCGCGGGAGAAAAGGATGCGGTTGGCGAAGAGATGGCCCATCCCCACCGCCCGGATTTGAGGGTGCGGCGGTTCGGCCAATTCTATCTCGTCGATGGAGAAGCCAAAGAGGATAACAACCCCAACAATGCTCAACCTCTCGCTTCCAGCGTCTTGGCCCGCCTCAAGGGGTTGCCCCACCTCTGTGCTGTCGGATTGTATGCCTACAATCCCCCTGCTATTCTCGACGCCGCCAAATCCCGCTCCATGCACAAGGAACTCGTCATCATCGGCTTTGACGAAGATTGGGAAACTCTCAAGGCGATTGCCCAAGGGGAAATCCTGGCCACGGTCGTGCAAGACCCCTTCCAGTACGGCTATCAGTCCGTGGCCGCCCTCGCCGCCTACGCCCGCGGGGATTCCTCCAAGCTGGTGAAGGAACCGATTCCCTATCGCGTGGTGACCAAAGACGGAGGGCCGGACGAAACGATCACCACACCGCAAGGCACCCTAACTATCAAGAATCTGCCCGTCCAGGATTTCGAGGCCCGCTTGCGTGCGGACATCGCCTCCGTGAAAAAATGA
- the rpsT gene encoding 30S ribosomal protein S20, whose translation MPHTQSAWKRMRQNERRRRRNRAWYKRIKKQRRAAAEAIATKDSQQIQEQWRLTQQLLDRAADKGYIHPNKAARLKSRLIRKIRAAQKASASTGQS comes from the coding sequence ATGCCCCACACCCAAAGCGCCTGGAAACGCATGCGGCAGAATGAGCGGCGTCGGCGCCGCAACCGCGCTTGGTATAAACGCATCAAGAAACAGCGCCGGGCCGCTGCGGAAGCCATTGCCACCAAAGATTCCCAGCAGATCCAAGAGCAATGGCGATTGACCCAACAACTGCTGGATCGCGCCGCCGACAAAGGGTACATCCATCCCAACAAGGCAGCACGGTTGAAATCCCGCCTGATCCGCAAAATCCGAGCCGCTCAAAAAGCGTCCGCCTCCACGGGCCAGAGCTAG
- a CDS encoding tetratricopeptide repeat protein, whose amino-acid sequence MKRTPRMEQLEDLLRQDPDDPFLRYGLALEYASVGDDDTCARMLLELIARPAGPPYIPAYLQAGQVLIRLERYEEAREVLRQGIEAAQAAGDPHAAGEMQGFLDSIT is encoded by the coding sequence ATGAAGCGGACGCCTCGGATGGAACAACTGGAAGACCTACTCCGTCAGGACCCGGATGATCCCTTCCTTCGCTACGGTTTAGCTCTCGAATATGCGTCCGTGGGGGATGACGACACTTGCGCTCGGATGCTGTTAGAATTGATCGCCCGGCCAGCGGGTCCGCCTTACATTCCCGCTTACTTACAAGCAGGCCAGGTTTTGATCCGCCTCGAACGCTATGAGGAAGCCCGCGAGGTGTTGCGCCAGGGAATTGAGGCAGCCCAAGCAGCCGGTGATCCCCATGCGGCGGGAGAAATGCAGGGATTCCTCGACAGCATCACCTAA
- the tsf gene encoding translation elongation factor Ts, producing the protein MSTPITPQLVKQLRDRTDQPMGLCKQALEQSGGDIDKAIEWLRAQNAKMGVKREGSETAEGRIGLFYDNTQRIAAIVEVRCETAPSAKSDPFIALVNDLARHIASSQAADVPTLLAERYDARGTVQDRLNDAMGVIREKMVIHRFARLQGGIYGGYVHFDGTVGTLVECQGSGPNDELLRDVAAHITAMNPPYRTPSDVPAEVIEKEKALIRAEIEADPKNAGKPANILDKIAEGKLKTRLAELVLSEQTMANAQKYPNLTVSAALKKAGLELTRFVRYKVGAISLV; encoded by the coding sequence ATGAGCACACCCATTACGCCTCAACTGGTCAAACAACTGCGCGATCGCACCGACCAGCCCATGGGCTTATGCAAGCAAGCCCTCGAACAGAGCGGCGGCGACATCGATAAAGCCATCGAGTGGCTGCGGGCCCAGAATGCCAAAATGGGCGTCAAGCGCGAAGGCAGCGAGACCGCGGAAGGCCGCATCGGCTTGTTCTATGACAACACCCAGCGCATCGCCGCTATCGTGGAGGTACGCTGCGAAACAGCCCCCTCCGCGAAAAGCGACCCCTTCATCGCTCTGGTCAACGATTTGGCCCGGCACATCGCCTCCAGTCAGGCCGCCGATGTTCCCACTCTTCTGGCGGAACGTTACGACGCCCGCGGCACTGTTCAGGACCGCCTCAATGACGCCATGGGAGTCATCCGCGAAAAAATGGTCATACACCGCTTCGCCCGCCTCCAGGGCGGAATCTACGGCGGCTATGTCCACTTTGACGGAACCGTGGGAACACTCGTCGAGTGCCAAGGCAGCGGACCTAACGATGAACTGCTCCGCGACGTGGCTGCCCACATCACGGCCATGAACCCTCCCTACCGCACCCCCAGTGATGTGCCGGCTGAGGTGATCGAGAAGGAAAAGGCCTTGATCCGGGCGGAAATCGAAGCTGATCCGAAAAACGCGGGCAAACCGGCGAACATCCTAGACAAAATCGCCGAGGGGAAATTGAAAACTCGCCTGGCGGAGCTAGTCCTGAGTGAGCAGACTATGGCCAACGCCCAAAAATACCCCAACCTGACTGTTAGTGCTGCTTTGAAGAAGGCCGGACTGGAATTGACCCGCTTCGTCCGCTACAAAGTCGGTGCCATCAGCCTCGTGTGA